In the Deltaproteobacteria bacterium genome, TCGCTGAATTTTCATGGCGCAACGCTACCGCTGTTTATCGGGATAATCAACAATAGCGTTGCTGATTATCCCGAAAGAAATTCTGCCTCGCAAACAGAAATGTGCCCGATTTTTCGCAACACGTAACACGTAACACAAATTACGAATTACCTGTTACATGTTGCGTGGGCACCCCTCGTGCCTTGTCAATGTCCACGCAACGTGGCAAACTCTATACATTCGGGCAAAGAAGGCTCCCCATGGCAGAAAAATGGAGTATTGCTGGTGAATATTTTGAGTCCTGCAATTGCGATTTGATCTGTGCATGTTTGGTACAGGCTCCGACCCCGCGCGACCGCTGTGATGCGGCACTTGCTTTTCACGTCAACAATGGCACCTATGGACAGACAAGCATCGACAACCTCAATGCTGTGTGGATCATCTCTTTTCCTGGACCCGGTAAAATGCGCAACGGCAACTGGACCTGCGCTGTCTATGTCGATGAAACTGGGACAAAAGAACAGCAAGAAGCGCTCGGCAAGATTTTTTCTGGACAGGCAGGAGGAACTCCCGGTGCTGTCTACGCTGGACTGGTCAGCAAGTTTCTGGGGGTAAAAGCTGCTCCCATTAGCTTTCAGATCCATAACA is a window encoding:
- a CDS encoding DUF1326 domain-containing protein, encoding MSTQRGKLYTFGQRRLPMAEKWSIAGEYFESCNCDLICACLVQAPTPRDRCDAALAFHVNNGTYGQTSIDNLNAVWIISFPGPGKMRNGNWTCAVYVDETGTKEQQEALGKIFSGQAGGTPGAVYAGLVSKFLGVKAAPISFQIHNNERKLTIPNILEIDIAAVMGGNGKEPLWATNAAHPVSSKLALAASRTYSYNDHNLSWSTSGTNGHFAPFTWAA